The following proteins are co-located in the Diaphorobacter sp. HDW4B genome:
- a CDS encoding cytochrome D1 domain-containing protein, whose protein sequence is MKRRTLFSAAAAMAPLALSTTARANAAAPVLMGTGDLGVVIERASGAISIVNTSNCEAIGRVQGLGDLSHASVVFSRDERYAYVFGRDGGLSKVDLLTETITHRVMQAGNSIGGAINAEGSVVAAQNYTPGGVKLFCAANLRLLADLPATTSDGKPSRVVGLADLPNKRFVYSLFDANAICIADYADVTRPKVHTIADIGSQPYDALLSPNGRHYIAGLFGEDGLALVDLWDEHPHARRILSGYGKGQNPLPVYKMPHLRGWAIAGPYAYLPAIGRHEVLVVDTNTWQEVTRIPVAGQPVFVMARPDGRQVWVNFSVPDYDRVQVIDTPSQKVVATLQPGKAVMHMEFAPRGQAVWISCRDSNEVKVYDTHTLTQRTTLAMNAPSGIFFTARAQRMGL, encoded by the coding sequence ATGAAACGACGCACCCTCTTCTCCGCTGCTGCCGCAATGGCTCCCCTGGCGCTTTCGACCACCGCGCGCGCCAATGCAGCAGCCCCTGTGCTGATGGGCACGGGCGACCTCGGCGTGGTCATCGAGCGCGCAAGCGGCGCGATCTCCATCGTCAACACCAGCAACTGTGAGGCCATTGGCCGCGTGCAGGGGCTTGGTGACCTGTCGCACGCCTCGGTCGTGTTCTCGCGCGACGAGCGCTATGCCTATGTCTTCGGTCGCGATGGCGGTCTCAGCAAAGTCGATCTGCTGACCGAGACCATCACCCACCGCGTGATGCAGGCGGGCAACTCCATCGGCGGCGCGATCAACGCCGAAGGCTCGGTGGTCGCCGCGCAGAACTACACGCCTGGCGGCGTCAAGCTGTTCTGCGCCGCCAACCTCAGGCTGCTCGCCGATCTGCCCGCGACCACCTCAGACGGCAAACCATCGCGCGTCGTTGGTCTGGCCGACCTGCCCAACAAGCGTTTTGTCTACAGCCTGTTCGATGCGAATGCGATCTGTATCGCCGACTACGCAGACGTCACCCGACCCAAGGTCCACACCATTGCCGACATCGGCTCGCAACCCTATGACGCGCTGCTCAGCCCCAACGGCCGCCACTACATCGCAGGCCTGTTCGGTGAAGACGGTTTGGCGCTTGTCGATCTATGGGACGAGCACCCCCACGCGCGCCGCATTCTGAGCGGCTACGGCAAGGGCCAGAACCCGCTGCCCGTCTACAAGATGCCGCATCTGCGCGGCTGGGCCATCGCGGGGCCCTATGCCTATCTGCCCGCCATCGGCCGCCACGAGGTGCTGGTGGTGGACACCAACACCTGGCAGGAGGTCACGCGCATTCCGGTCGCAGGTCAGCCCGTGTTCGTGATGGCGCGGCCCGATGGTCGGCAGGTGTGGGTGAACTTTTCCGTGCCCGACTACGACCGCGTGCAGGTCATCGACACGCCCAGCCAGAAAGTGGTCGCCACGCTGCAGCCCGGCAAGGCCGTGATGCACATGGAATTCGCACCGCGCGGTCAGGCCGTGTGGATCAGTTGCCGCGACAGCAACGAGGTGAAGGTCTACGACACCCACACGCTCACGCAACGCACCACGCTCGCGATGAATGCGCCCAGCGGCATCTTCTTCACCGCACGCGCGCAGCGCATGGGACTGTAG